Proteins encoded together in one Impatiens glandulifera chromosome 1, dImpGla2.1, whole genome shotgun sequence window:
- the LOC124940327 gene encoding secreted RxLR effector protein 161-like, whose amino-acid sequence MKDLGAARKILGMEILRDRGQEKLFLSQKGYIDKTDEEKKYMTLVPYFSAIESMMEGLLESCEEDIQVSTGNFLMYSDSDYAGDVDSMRSMTGYVFTLGGSVVSWKATLQPTVTLSTTEAKYMALTKAAKEGIWLKD is encoded by the exons atgaaagatctaGGAGCAGCTCGGAAAATTCTAGGAATGGAGATTCTTAGAGATAGAGGCCAGGAGAAACTTTTCTTATCACAAAAAGGTTACATTGATAAG ACAGATGAAGAGAAAAAGTATATGACTCTAGTTCCTTACTTTAGTGCAATAGAGAGTATGAT GGAAGGATTATTGGAAAGCTGTGAAGAGGATATTCAAGTATCTACGGGGAACTTTTTGAT GTATTCAGATTCTGATTATGCTGGAGACGTTGATAGTATGAGATCTATGACTGGTTATGTATTTACTCTTGGGGGCTCAGTTGTTAGTTGGAAAGCGACTCTGCAACCTACTGTGACTTTGTCTACAACAGAAGCAAAGTACATGGCATTAACAAAAGCTGCTAAAGAGGGAATATGGCTGAAGGACTAA